In Haemorhous mexicanus isolate bHaeMex1 chromosome 6, bHaeMex1.pri, whole genome shotgun sequence, a single window of DNA contains:
- the FRMD6 gene encoding FERM domain-containing protein 6 isoform X1: MNKLPFHNNRVMQDRRSVCIFLPNDDSLNIIINVKILCQELLVQVCDLLRLKDCHLFGLSVIQNNEHVYMDLAQKLYKYCPKEWKKEASKVSGEVLHGELRPPLSPSQGIDQFGPPMIIHFRVQYYVENGRLISDRTARYYYYWHLRKQVLHSQCVLREEAYFLLTAFALQADLGDFKRNKHYGKYFEPEAYFPAWVVAKRGKDYILKHVPNMHKDQFALTASEAHLKYIKEAVRLDDVAVHYYRLYKDKREVEASLTLGLTTRGIQIFQNLDEEKQLLYDFPWTNVGKLVFVGKKFEILPDGLPSARKLIYYTGCPLRSRHLLQLLSSSHRLYMNLQPVLRQVRRLEENEEKKQYRESYISDTLDLDMEQLEKRSRASGSSAGSARHKRLSRHSTASHSSSHTSGIEADPKAREVGPEDAFSGAGAHRKLKTCSSMTSHGSSHTSGVESGGKERLEEDSQDDEIEMLVDDPRELEQAGEMEVSPDMCVYITEDMLLSRKFNGHSGLIVKEISSSTSSSSETVVKLRGQSTDSLPQTTCRKPKTSTDRHSLSLDDIRLYQKDFLQLANLCQDTAQSFTFGCAHGLDEEGLYCNGCLAQQCINIQDTFPVKRTSKYFSLDLTHDEVPEFVV, encoded by the exons ATGAACAAGCTGCCTTTCCACAACAACAGAGTCATGCAGGACCGGCGCAGCGTGTGCATCTTCCTCCCCAACGACGACTCCCTCAACATCATCATCAAC gtgAAGATTTTGTGCCAAGAGTTACTGGTGCAGGTGTGTGACCTCCTGAGGCTGAAGGATTGTCACCTCTTCGGGCTCAGCGTCATCCAGA ACAATGAGCATGTGTACATGGACCTGGCCCAGAAACTCTACAAGTACTGCCCCAAGGAGTGGAAGAAGGAGGCCAGCAAGGTCAGCGGTGAGGTCTTGCATGGAGAGCTGAGGCCACCTCTGTCCCCATCACAG GGCATCGACCAGTTTGGCCCCCCCATGATCATCCACTTCCGAGTGCAGTACTACGTGGAGAACGGGCGGCTCATCAG tgacaggacagctCGGTACTACTACTACTGGCACCTGAGGAAGCAGGTGCTGCACTCCCAGTGTGTGCTGAGGGAAGAGGCATATTTCCTGCTCACTGCCTTCGCCCTGCAAGCCGACCTGGGGGACTTCAAGAGGAACAAGCACTACGGGAAATACTTCGAGCCCGAGGCCTATTTCCCTGCCTGG GTGGTGGCCAAGAGGGGCAAGGATTACATCCTGAAGCACGTCCCCAACATGCACAAGGACCAGTTTGCCCTGACAGCCTCAGAAGCCCATCTCAAGTACATCAAGGAGGCTGTCAGGCTGGACGACGTGGCCGTGCACTACTACAGGTTGTACAAG gACAAAAGGGAAGTGGAGGCCTCCCTGACTCTGGGGCTGACAACACGGGGCATCCAGATTTTCCAG AACCTGgatgaggaaaagcagctgctctATGACTTCCCATGGACAAATGTGGGGAAACTGGTGTTTGTG GGCAAGAAGTTCGAGATCCTGCCGGACGGGCTGCCCTCGGCCCGGAAGCTCATCTACTACACGGGCTGCCCGCTGCGCTCGCgccacctcctgcagctgctcagcagcagccaccgGCTCTACATGAACCTGCAGCCCGTGCTGCGCCAGGTCCGCCGGCTGGAGGAGAACGAGG AGAAGAAGCAGTACCGGGAATCCTACATCAGCGACACGCTGGACCTGGacatggagcagctggagaagcgCTCGCGCGccagcggcagcagcgccggcagcgcccggcACAAGCGGCTGTCCCGGCACTCCACGgcctcccacagcagctcccacaccTCCGGCATCGAGGCCGACCCCAAGGCCAGGGAGGTGGGGCCCGAGGACGCCTTCTCCGGCGCCGGTGCCCACCGCAAGCTGAAGACCTGCAGCTCCATGACCAGCCACGGCAGCTCCCACACCTCGGGCGTGGAGAGCGGCGGGAAGGAGCGGCTGGAGGAGGATTCCCAGGATGATG AGATTGAGATGCTGGTGGATGACCCCcgggagctggagcaggctggggagatGGAGGTGAGCCCCGACATGTGTGTCTACATCACCGAGGACATGCTGCTGTCCCGCAAGTTCAACGGGCACTCGG GACTCATCGTGAAGGAGATCAGCTCctccacctccagctcctcagagaCGGTGGTGAAGCTGCGGGGGCAGAGCACCGACTCCTTACCCCAG ACAACGTGCAGGAAACCCAAGACGTCAACAgacaggcacagcctgagcctggATGACATCAGGCTCTACCAGAAGGACTTCCTGCAGCTGGccaacctgtgccaggacacGGCGCAGAGCTTCACCTTCGGCTGCGCCCACGGCCTGGACGAGGAGGGGCTCTACTGCAACGGCTGCCTGGCCCAGCAGTGCATCAACATCCAGGACACCTTCCCTGTGAAAAGAAccagcaaatatttctccttggATCTGACCCACGACGAGGTGCCCGAGTTCGTGGTGTGA
- the FRMD6 gene encoding FERM domain-containing protein 6 isoform X2: MNKLPFHNNRVMQDRRSVCIFLPNDDSLNIIINVKILCQELLVQVCDLLRLKDCHLFGLSVIQNNEHVYMDLAQKLYKYCPKEWKKEASKGIDQFGPPMIIHFRVQYYVENGRLISDRTARYYYYWHLRKQVLHSQCVLREEAYFLLTAFALQADLGDFKRNKHYGKYFEPEAYFPAWVVAKRGKDYILKHVPNMHKDQFALTASEAHLKYIKEAVRLDDVAVHYYRLYKDKREVEASLTLGLTTRGIQIFQNLDEEKQLLYDFPWTNVGKLVFVGKKFEILPDGLPSARKLIYYTGCPLRSRHLLQLLSSSHRLYMNLQPVLRQVRRLEENEEKKQYRESYISDTLDLDMEQLEKRSRASGSSAGSARHKRLSRHSTASHSSSHTSGIEADPKAREVGPEDAFSGAGAHRKLKTCSSMTSHGSSHTSGVESGGKERLEEDSQDDEIEMLVDDPRELEQAGEMEVSPDMCVYITEDMLLSRKFNGHSGLIVKEISSSTSSSSETVVKLRGQSTDSLPQTTCRKPKTSTDRHSLSLDDIRLYQKDFLQLANLCQDTAQSFTFGCAHGLDEEGLYCNGCLAQQCINIQDTFPVKRTSKYFSLDLTHDEVPEFVV, encoded by the exons ATGAACAAGCTGCCTTTCCACAACAACAGAGTCATGCAGGACCGGCGCAGCGTGTGCATCTTCCTCCCCAACGACGACTCCCTCAACATCATCATCAAC gtgAAGATTTTGTGCCAAGAGTTACTGGTGCAGGTGTGTGACCTCCTGAGGCTGAAGGATTGTCACCTCTTCGGGCTCAGCGTCATCCAGA ACAATGAGCATGTGTACATGGACCTGGCCCAGAAACTCTACAAGTACTGCCCCAAGGAGTGGAAGAAGGAGGCCAGCAAG GGCATCGACCAGTTTGGCCCCCCCATGATCATCCACTTCCGAGTGCAGTACTACGTGGAGAACGGGCGGCTCATCAG tgacaggacagctCGGTACTACTACTACTGGCACCTGAGGAAGCAGGTGCTGCACTCCCAGTGTGTGCTGAGGGAAGAGGCATATTTCCTGCTCACTGCCTTCGCCCTGCAAGCCGACCTGGGGGACTTCAAGAGGAACAAGCACTACGGGAAATACTTCGAGCCCGAGGCCTATTTCCCTGCCTGG GTGGTGGCCAAGAGGGGCAAGGATTACATCCTGAAGCACGTCCCCAACATGCACAAGGACCAGTTTGCCCTGACAGCCTCAGAAGCCCATCTCAAGTACATCAAGGAGGCTGTCAGGCTGGACGACGTGGCCGTGCACTACTACAGGTTGTACAAG gACAAAAGGGAAGTGGAGGCCTCCCTGACTCTGGGGCTGACAACACGGGGCATCCAGATTTTCCAG AACCTGgatgaggaaaagcagctgctctATGACTTCCCATGGACAAATGTGGGGAAACTGGTGTTTGTG GGCAAGAAGTTCGAGATCCTGCCGGACGGGCTGCCCTCGGCCCGGAAGCTCATCTACTACACGGGCTGCCCGCTGCGCTCGCgccacctcctgcagctgctcagcagcagccaccgGCTCTACATGAACCTGCAGCCCGTGCTGCGCCAGGTCCGCCGGCTGGAGGAGAACGAGG AGAAGAAGCAGTACCGGGAATCCTACATCAGCGACACGCTGGACCTGGacatggagcagctggagaagcgCTCGCGCGccagcggcagcagcgccggcagcgcccggcACAAGCGGCTGTCCCGGCACTCCACGgcctcccacagcagctcccacaccTCCGGCATCGAGGCCGACCCCAAGGCCAGGGAGGTGGGGCCCGAGGACGCCTTCTCCGGCGCCGGTGCCCACCGCAAGCTGAAGACCTGCAGCTCCATGACCAGCCACGGCAGCTCCCACACCTCGGGCGTGGAGAGCGGCGGGAAGGAGCGGCTGGAGGAGGATTCCCAGGATGATG AGATTGAGATGCTGGTGGATGACCCCcgggagctggagcaggctggggagatGGAGGTGAGCCCCGACATGTGTGTCTACATCACCGAGGACATGCTGCTGTCCCGCAAGTTCAACGGGCACTCGG GACTCATCGTGAAGGAGATCAGCTCctccacctccagctcctcagagaCGGTGGTGAAGCTGCGGGGGCAGAGCACCGACTCCTTACCCCAG ACAACGTGCAGGAAACCCAAGACGTCAACAgacaggcacagcctgagcctggATGACATCAGGCTCTACCAGAAGGACTTCCTGCAGCTGGccaacctgtgccaggacacGGCGCAGAGCTTCACCTTCGGCTGCGCCCACGGCCTGGACGAGGAGGGGCTCTACTGCAACGGCTGCCTGGCCCAGCAGTGCATCAACATCCAGGACACCTTCCCTGTGAAAAGAAccagcaaatatttctccttggATCTGACCCACGACGAGGTGCCCGAGTTCGTGGTGTGA